Within Wyeomyia smithii strain HCP4-BCI-WySm-NY-G18 chromosome 2, ASM2978416v1, whole genome shotgun sequence, the genomic segment AATGGTGGTTTGCTGGTTCTTGTCCAGATGCACCTTGATCAGCTGCGATCCATCCAGTTTCACACGGATTCGCTTTCCAACAACCTCAGCCGGGAAGACCAAATCCTCGAGGATGGCATCGTACACGGCAGTGAGGGTGCGGGAACGCGGACGCTTCTGCTTGTTGGGGTCACGACGACCGCGCTGTGGCTTGGGCAAAATGCGACGCTCCCCGATGAACACTACGTGCTTGCCGGAAAATTTCTTCTCCAACTCCCGAACGAGACGGGTTTGCACCTTTTGGAAGGCCTTCTGCTTCGGCACCGGAACGTAAATAACAATAGCCTGCGTCGTGTTGACAAGATTAGAGCAATTGTGTCAACATTAAAATCTCACTcaaatatacctttttgctaTTGAACTCGACCTCACGAGCCCGGGTGATGTGGAGATCACGTAACTGTGGCTTCAGGTCCGAGTTCATTTCCAGCTCCAGGATAGCCTGACCAATTTGACTCTCGAACGCATCTGGCTCGGCTCCGCCGGCCTTGATCACCTTTGATCCGAAAACCATCtagaaagaaaataaacaaatagaaAAACGTTATATCGGAAcagaaaatttcgatttttagcAGCCACTTGATCCGGACACAAATTAGGTCCTCCGAATATTCCATCTCATTCGCTCTTTCGGCACTGTCATGTCATCAACACATCACCGAGTTGAGTTCAATCGAAATAATAAATCtggtagtttttgtaaaaaatactTCACAACTacaatttttaacaaatttccTTGAAAGCCCACTCAAGTCCGGACAAAATCCtgctattttcaaaatattcaaaccaAGAACACAGCACTTACAGCGAAAATAATTTACGTTCACAGTGAAATGCGTTCACTTGTACATCAAAGATGCCCGGAAAAAGAGCGAGAAGCGAACAGAGTTTGACATTTGTGTTCTGTCGAAAGCTGCCGGAAGTCGACCAGTTAAAAAGTGCGTTTTTCATGCTTTCTTCGCGTTTCTTGCACATCGGCACGCAGCCAGCTGCGATTTGAGCCACCCCTGACCCTACAATCAGCTGTCATTGGAATCAtaaataaacaacataaaaactgTTGAAAGCAAGAGGGGCAAGTAAAAAATCATTGGAATAATTTCAATCCGGGACCCAACCTGAATCATGGGTCTCCTCACAAACCCTTCAATCTCGCAGAAAGCAAAGTACTGCAAGGCGCTAATTCGACACAACACGCTGCTCTGCTTCGGTCTGTATCTGCTGGGTGTTGGCTACTTCTGTCTGCTGCCTGATTCGAACTTTAACTCGGCTACGTATTTCTCCGAGAATGCCCTGCTACCGGGGCTGGTGTACTCGGAATTGAAACCAGAAACAGTATCCCTTGCGCGCACGTATGCTGCCGAGTTGGAACGGGAACGAGAGAACCACCGGAAGGGAATGCCCTACGCTTGGCTTTTGGCTAAGATGCGAAAGATTGGATTGGAAACGCATACGCATAACTTCACCCTAAACTACCCACTGGGAGGGGGAAAAGTGTTCACCGGTAAGAACGTTTACGGAATTTTACGAGCGCCCCGCATCGGGTCGACGGAATCGTTCGTCATTTCGGTTCCTTACCGGCCACCGGAGTCCGTCTACACGGATGTATCGGCCGGTGTGTCGCTTATGTTGGCATTTGCTGATTTCGCGCGTCGGCAAAAGTACTGGGCTAAGGATATCATTTTCCTGATAACTGAACAGGAGCAGCTAGGAATGCAGGCTTGGTTGGAAGCCTATCACGGATCAGAAGACAACCGAGTTTTAAATGGTGGATCATTGAACGGCAGGGCAGGTGCTATTCAGGCGGCGATTAACTTGGAAGTGCAAGGTTTCGATGTGGACTTTATCAACCTCAAGCTTGAAGGGCTCAACGGGCAGCTCCCGAATCTGGATTTGCACAACTTGGCGCAGAAACTATCGCAAAAGAATGGTGTTTCGGCTGCATACCGTCTGCTGGGAACGAACAAACGGAAACCCACCGGGTACTGGGAAAAGCTGCAGAATATACTGGCAATGGTTTTCAGCCAATCTACCGGGGTTCCAACCGGTAATCACGGACTTTTTCATCGCTACGGGATTGAAGCGTTGACGCTAGAGTGTGTCCAAACGAGTTCACTTTCCCGTGCGTCCGCTGGTGTCGGTCCACTTCTCAAGATAGTCGAAGGTATCAGCCGAAGTTTGAACAATCTGTTGGAACGATTCCATCAGAGTTACTTCTTCTATCTTTTGGTCACGCACGACCGGTTCGTTTCGATCGGAGACTACATGCCTAGTCTAGGGCTAATGGCTGGAGCTTTACTGATCAAATCATTCATCCACTATCTTTCGCTGTACTATTCCGATGAGGATGAGGAGGAACAAACCGTGGACACCGAATTGAGTCAAACGCCCAAGGTAAATTTCGTTCAAATTGGATCACTATTTCTGCTCGCTCATTCGATTGGAGCAGCCACCACCGTTCTACCGTTCCATTCCGGACTCAATACTTATCTGCATGAGGCCAATCTTAGAACGCAGTTAAGTTTGTTCGCAATCATGGTTAGCATATCCGTGCTGACGTTGATTCTGCCAGCTTTTGTTCCCTTGCTTGAGAGCTTCAACTCAGGAGTGCTCCAGATTGTCGTGCTACTGGAACTGGGAACAGTTCTGTTAACGGTTGGAATGCTAAACTTCTCTCTGGGACTCGTTCTGTCGGTTGTTGTAGTGCCGGTAGTGTTGATTCTGCAACCTCGGAAGGAAGGTTTCTTCTATCGGGGGTAAAGTTATAAATTTATTTTGCTTCGAGATTAATTTTACAAAACAGGTTTTGCAGATCATCCCAAATCTTCTGTCTGCTACTGCATCCGCTGGTGGTCGTACTTTTGACGGTGTTTGGTATGACTTGTGCGTTGTTCCCCGAACTGAGCATTCAGGCCCTAATGGGGAAAGCCGTTACAGCCACGATGGATGCCATCACCTATTCCGTGGTGGATTCAATGGTAAGTCTTAAAATAGGATACAACGTGGACATTATTACTAGAGTTTCTATTTGTAGATTTACGGTAACTGGTTGTTCAATCTGGTTGCCCTCATCTTTCTACCCTCGTGGATTCTGCTGTGGTTTTTGATGTTTGCTACCCCAACGCAGAGGTTGAAACCGACTCAGCCTTCTGCACGTGATTCCAAAGTATTGAAACAGGACTGAAATTAAGTAGTATGTTATTTTAACGATATTcagtaataaataaatatgattAAATAAAACCATAATTATTGTGttattgtttttaaaacttttatcgTTATATTGCCGAGGCTATTCTAGTGTATTTTTAATATGGGGGACTTTTCGTCTTAATTCGCGTGTTGGCTCAGCGAACTGAGTAAAGTAATCACTTACCACTCAACttcaggccgaagtgtcccttgctgttcgaagaagtcgtctccattcaattcggtccatggctgcagctcgtcAGCCATGTCTTccgcggaggccccgcaggttaACCTCCAGTTGAAGCCAATTTTCGCTGATTGGACGATGAGGAGCTTCTCCTAGCAGCTGTTGCTACTCGTGGTTCATCCACCGATTCATTTTTCATCTGTTCTCCACCGTAGATCTCCCAgatagtctcgaggtacgatgctggcctaacaagccagtcgtcgtaggttcgagtctcggctcgggagagactgttagtgtcagtaagatcgtagcgctagccccgcaagtgttttgtacagtttacagtcggctgcgaagtctgtgtataaacaaacagaaggtcaagttttgaatcggaatgtagcaccaaggctttgcttactcAATGCAGATGGCACGCAGCATCTTCCGTTTGAAGACCCCAAGGGTGCGTTGGGTTCGGCTTCAGCCAAGCGtgtgatgtacgtctccgtcctcttctcaagggttcgtgctgtGATATCCATGTCATCGAAATAACCAAAGAGCTGAATAGACCTCCTGAATCGACCTCGAGTGTCCCcaaaactcaaattacgcatATCATCCGATCCGTAGTACTGTTTTCACCTTCCAATCACCTCATGTGTTCGTGAGAAAGTTGCCgtccaggtccctgcacatgtcggcttgtggcacgaAGCCTTTGCGGACACTGGTCAGCTTCTaatagaactttcgtgtgttaTTCGTGTTTAGGGATCCGTCCTGATTCaacaggacatgtcctgattttgaaatcgttttggggcgtcctgatttatttttcatcttctaGCATTTGTCCGccaaagaaacagagtgcagttccGAAgataccaacacattcacacgtatgtgtcaaaatcaaaaaaaaaaatgtgtcaaaatcggtttgctttgattacttaccttaccaatcagacgagagccgtggtggctcgtgctgtatcaagaattcgtcaccatgttgctcggttttgggctgtgtttcgccagttccccaggcgtctcatcacccgcaagtctccttcgatctgatcgagccatcgtgcacgctgcgcccctctatttctggtgccggtagggttgctgaagagaagtgatttcacagggttgtcgtccggcatccttacgacgtgaccggcccaccgcaacctactgactttcgccaggtgtgcaatggaaTTCTCGCgtgcagcgcgtgcagttcatggttcatgcgccgtcgccattctccgtcgtccggtTGTACTcaaccgtagatagtccgtagcaccttccgttcaaaaactccaagagcgttaaggtcctccgcgagaagcgttgttgcctcgatcccgtagaggactaccggtcttatcagggttttgtacagcgtcaacttcgtgcgtcgtcgcactcgatacgatcgaagtgtcttacgaggcacgatttcctgcctggatgcgtttctggatctctttgctggtgttaatgtcggcggtcaccagtgaaatacacgaactcatcgaccacctcatgctgcaccagccgtcttcaagaggcaatgcgcccagcccctccgctgtgggtagcaccgc encodes:
- the LOC129719490 gene encoding glycosylphosphatidylinositol anchor attachment 1 protein; its protein translation is MGLLTNPSISQKAKYCKALIRHNTLLCFGLYLLGVGYFCLLPDSNFNSATYFSENALLPGLVYSELKPETVSLARTYAAELERERENHRKGMPYAWLLAKMRKIGLETHTHNFTLNYPLGGGKVFTGKNVYGILRAPRIGSTESFVISVPYRPPESVYTDVSAGVSLMLAFADFARRQKYWAKDIIFLITEQEQLGMQAWLEAYHGSEDNRVLNGGSLNGRAGAIQAAINLEVQGFDVDFINLKLEGLNGQLPNLDLHNLAQKLSQKNGVSAAYRLLGTNKRKPTGYWEKLQNILAMVFSQSTGVPTGNHGLFHRYGIEALTLECVQTSSLSRASAGVGPLLKIVEGISRSLNNLLERFHQSYFFYLLVTHDRFVSIGDYMPSLGLMAGALLIKSFIHYLSLYYSDEDEEEQTVDTELSQTPKVNFVQIGSLFLLAHSIGAATTVLPFHSGLNTYLHEANLRTQLSLFAIMVSISVLTLILPAFVPLLESFNSGVLQIVVLLELGTVLLTVGMLNFSLGLVLSVVVVPVVLILQPRKEGFFYRGSSQIFCLLLHPLVVVLLTVFGMTCALFPELSIQALMGKAVTATMDAITYSVVDSMIYGNWLFNLVALIFLPSWILLWFLMFATPTQRLKPTQPSARDSKVLKQD
- the LOC129719500 gene encoding 40S ribosomal protein S7, producing the protein MVFGSKVIKAGGAEPDAFESQIGQAILELEMNSDLKPQLRDLHITRAREVEFNSKKAIVIYVPVPKQKAFQKVQTRLVRELEKKFSGKHVVFIGERRILPKPQRGRRDPNKQKRPRSRTLTAVYDAILEDLVFPAEVVGKRIRVKLDGSQLIKVHLDKNQQTTIEHKVDTFTSVYKKLTGRDVTFEFPEPYL